The following is a genomic window from Nitrospirota bacterium.
GATACCATAAACAACCATGCCCCTTTGGTATCCGATTTTCTGCATAACCTCAACTACGCTCGGCATAACAGAATCAGAGTAAACGCCGCGTAGCCCAAGGGTTGGACGTGCAGGATTGGCAAGGGAGGCCGCAATGTTCAATGTAGAACCGAAGCGTATCTGGCTCAGAATCCTGCCAAGTGCTCCTGGATGGACATGGGAACTCATGCCATTAAACAGACCGATACCAACTTCTCTAATGCTGTCCTCCACCACACTGACTTCACACTCAACATCAACCCCCAATGATTCAAGAATATCCACTGTGCCGCATTTTGACGTAAGTGCTCGTGCGCCATGCCTTGCCATCGGGATACCACATGCTGCTGCTACTATGGCTGACGCGCTGCTGACATTAAACGTTTTTAGCCGGTCCATGCCGGTGCCGGAGTTGTCAAACAGCCCAGATGGAAGATCGCCTTTTGTATGAATTGTATCAATCTCGTCAATGGCTTTCCATGCCGCCACTATCTCCTCTGCGGTTTCTCCTTTGGATGCAAGTGCAGCAAGAAAGGCCCCCTGTTGAAGGTCAGGCTGGCGATTCTCAAGCACATGCTTGAACATTTGGTATGTTTCCTTTCCCGTTAAATTTTCCCCTTGTATGAGGCGTTGAATCCCCCGCCCAAAATCAGCAATTGCAGTTGCATCCATATTTTGCCTCCTGATTAAAATTATGGGTAAAGCAGTATTTTCATGCCTTCGCGGCGTTCTACGAGACCAAGCGCTGCATCAAGCTCGGCAAGCGGCATTTTGTGAGAGATCATATCCTTTACATCCAATTGCCTTGTACCTATCATTTTCAGGGCCTGCACACCGTGGCGGTAACTACACCCATACGCCCCAATAATGGTCTGTTCAAGGTAATGCAGGTGATTGAAATCAACTGAAAGAGATGAATCATCTTTTGCAAGTCCCGAAAAAACAACCAGCCTGCCACGAGGACCAAGCCCTCCCATTGCCTCCATGTAGGCATTCTTGTCTCCAACGGCAACAAATGCCGCATCAAGATCTTTATCGTGCAGTTTTTCAGACCCCTCAGCAATAAGTCTTCTTCTCGGGTCTTTCTCTATGACTACGGATTTTGCTCCAAGGGCCTTTACTGCACGGCTTAAAAGAGTGCCAGCAGGCCCAGCTCCCCATATGCCGACCTTCTCACCTTCTTTTACTGCTGCGAGCTCTATAGCATTCAGGCAACACGAGAGAGGCTCTGTAAGGATGGCTTCCTCATCCAATATCTCAGAGGGAACTGGGGTCAGACTCTGAATAGGTGCAACCACGTATTCGGCGAATCCCCCGTCGCGATGAAAACCCATGATCCTCATATCCGCACAAAGATTACCCGCTCCGCTTTCGCATGTCTTGCATCTTCCGCAGCTTATCCCGGGGTAGATATATACCCTTTGCCCGATATTGATCTCTGAAGTTTTACTGCCAAGGGCCTCCACCGTGCCTATGACCTCTTCTCCCGGCACCCTGGGAAGGGTCAAATCCCTATGCCCAACCCTAATAATTTTAAGGTCTGTCCTGCAAAGCCCGGTTACGGTCACCTTGACAAGTGCCTCGTCACTTGCTGGAGTGCGAACAGCAATATCTCCATAGACAAACGAACCAATCTCTTCAATCCATACTGCCTTCACCTGCTCACCTCCAAATAAAAAAGAGGCCCAATGGAAGATAAGCTTCCATCGGACCTCTTTACCATCAAGTGCCGTATTTACATCCGTCTCAACACGTCTTCTGGCTTATGGGTCAACCACCATGGGCTGCGCCTTCCCGGCAGTGTGATTTCTGCCAGTGGCCTAGATGCAGCCGGTGTCACCAATTACAGCGGCGGGACCACCACGGATTCTAACCGTGTTCCGTATTGTTAAGACAGTAGAATTATATGGTCAGCATGAATCAATGTCAAATTTCTCTCTCTCCTGCTATAACATATGTGCTAATATCCTTCCATGAATTGCTGTCCTATGAAAATTGATGCTGGCGGCCGATGATTTAAAATCAGACTTATTCTTG
Proteins encoded in this region:
- the trpD gene encoding anthranilate phosphoribosyltransferase; the encoded protein is MDATAIADFGRGIQRLIQGENLTGKETYQMFKHVLENRQPDLQQGAFLAALASKGETAEEIVAAWKAIDEIDTIHTKGDLPSGLFDNSGTGMDRLKTFNVSSASAIVAAACGIPMARHGARALTSKCGTVDILESLGVDVECEVSVVEDSIREVGIGLFNGMSSHVHPGALGRILSQIRFGSTLNIAASLANPARPTLGLRGVYSDSVMPSVVEVMQKIGYQRGMVVYGIDSDSGLGMDEISPCGETIIHEFTETEVQKYSFMPEHAGIKTFKFSEIAFSGSIEEESAKFLSVLSGKEHEACINFVCLNAGAILYVAGKCNSIKNGVEISRNVINSGMAIKKLHQWVSVQSKSNMSGQRLLDPLL
- a CDS encoding alcohol dehydrogenase catalytic domain-containing protein, which codes for MKAVWIEEIGSFVYGDIAVRTPASDEALVKVTVTGLCRTDLKIIRVGHRDLTLPRVPGEEVIGTVEALGSKTSEINIGQRVYIYPGISCGRCKTCESGAGNLCADMRIMGFHRDGGFAEYVVAPIQSLTPVPSEILDEEAILTEPLSCCLNAIELAAVKEGEKVGIWGAGPAGTLLSRAVKALGAKSVVIEKDPRRRLIAEGSEKLHDKDLDAAFVAVGDKNAYMEAMGGLGPRGRLVVFSGLAKDDSSLSVDFNHLHYLEQTIIGAYGCSYRHGVQALKMIGTRQLDVKDMISHKMPLAELDAALGLVERREGMKILLYP